GTCACGGTCACTGAAGTAGAAGTGACGGGCGATCTGGCACATGCCAAGATTTACTATAGCGCTAAAGTTGGTTCGCCTGAGATACAGCAAGGGCTGGAAAAAAGCGCAGGTTTTTTGCGCAGCCAATTGTCAAAACGCATGTTGTTAAGAACAGTGCCACAACTGCATTTTGTTTATGACGCATCCATTGATCGCGGCATAAAAATCTCTCAGTTGATTGATGAAGCATTGGCTTCAGATCAATCAACTGAACAAAAACCTTAACTGATGGGAACAAAGCCTCTTTTTAGGCTTTAATTCCTTATTCTGCTCACTCTAGACTTCTACACATCTTGCAATTTAAAAGAATCAAACGTGATATCAGTGGCGTGCTGCTACTGGATAAGCCGCTAGGCATATCCAGTAATCAGGCATTGCAGCAGGTTAAACGACTCTATCAAGCCGCTAAAGCTGGCCATACAGGCAGCTTAGACCCATTGGCGACTGGGCTTTTGCCAATCTGCTTTGGCGAGGCTACAAAATTTTCCCATTTTTTGCTGGATGCCGATAAAAGTTATCGTGCATTGGTAGCTCTTGGTAGCACGACGACGACTGCTGATGCAGAGGGCGAGGTATTAGCTACTAAGGAGGTGAATGTAAACCAAGCTCTGGTAGAAGCTGTTCTGAAGGCCTTTACTGGTCCAATAAACCAAGTACCGCCCATGTATTCTGCATTGAAGCATGAGGGCAAGAATCTGTATGAATATGCCAGAGCTGGCATAGAGATCGAACGTGAAGCGCGTAACGTGACCATTTATAGCTTGGTGCTTAATAGTCTTAACGAGCACACCATAGATATGACGGTTGTATGTAGCAAGGGTACTTATATTCGCACCCTGGCTGAAGACATCGGTCAAATGCTTGGCTGCGGCGCTCACCTGAACGGCTTGCGCAGACTGACAAGTGCGCATTTTTTGCTAAATCAAGCGCTGACAATAGAACAGTTGGAGGCGATGACCGCTGAGCAAAGAGATGCCTGTTTGCTAGCACCCGACGTAGCTATCGACAATCTGCCGCGTGTGGATATTGATGAAGACAGCGCTTTTTATTTAATGCGCGGTCAAGAAGTATGGAAATCGGGTCTGAACATACAAAGTCAGTTTCGTATTTATAACCATCTGGGGATTTTTCTGGGCTTGGGCGAGCAAACTGCTGATGGCAAAATTGCACCCAAGCGATTAGTTTCAAGTAAATAATGATTAAATTGATGAATTGCTTGTTAAATAACCCGTTTTAAGGTTAAAATGCGCGGTTCAAGATTAGGAGAAAAAGATGTCTATTTCGACTGCTGAAAAAGCCAAAATTGTTGGCGATTATCAACAAGCACCAAGCGATACTGGCTCGCCAGAAGTACAAGTTGCATTGCTCACCAGCCGCATCAGCGGTTTGACCGAACATTTCAAAGTCAATGCTAAAGACAACCACTCACGTCGTGGTTTGCTGGCATTGGTTAGCCAACGTCGTAAATTGCTTGATTACCTCAAGCGTAAAAATGCTGACCGCTATCGTTCATTGATTGAGCGTTTGGGTCTGCGTAAGTAAATTAATATTCACAGACTAGTTGTTGTTCTGGTGAATTGATTTAAGCCGAAAACATCGCTCAACATAAGTTGACGCGATGTTTTCGGCTTTTTGTTGGATGGTATTTTCTGAAAAAATACTTGCGGAGGAAGCACGGAATAAGTCGTTGAGCGGGATGAAGTGCAAGGCGCACGGAACGCAGAAACCTAGACAGTACATAGAGTACGGCGAGGTTGCGAGTACCGCGCAACGCAGCAATTCGCCCGCGCAGACACTTAATTCCGTGTTTCCTAAAGAGAACACTCTAGAACAGTAAGAGTGAATTGTGATGACAGATGAGAAGAGGATAGAAAATGTTTAATAAAGTGAAAAAAACCATTCAGTACGGTGCGCATGAGCTCACCCTGGAAACTGGCGAAATTGCTCGCCAGGCAGCAGGTGCAGTATTGGTGAGCTATGGCGATACCGTTGTTCTGGTCGCTGTTACTGCAAGACATGATGTCAAAGCAGGCCAAGACTTTTTCCCACTAACAGTTGATTATCAAGAGAAGACTTACGCCGCAGGTAAGATTCCTGGCGGCTTTTTCAAGCGCGAAGGCCGTCCTTCAGAAAAAGAGATTCTGACTTCACGTTTGATCGATCGCCCATTGCGTCCATTATTCCCAGAGGCTTTCTATAACGAAGTGCAGATTGTTGCGACAGTATTGTCATCAGATAGCGAAATTGATTCTGACATTCCAGCGATTATTGGCGCTTCAGCTGCATTGGCAATATCAGGTATTCCATTCTACGGGCCGCTAGGCGCAGCACGTGTTGGTTACCTGAATGGTGAATATGTATTGAACCCAACCGCTAGCCAGATGAAAGAGTCTGAGCTTGACTTGGTGATTGCTGCGACAGCAACTGCTGTGATGATGGTTGAGTCAGAAGCGAAAGAATTGCCAGAAGATGTCATGCTGGGCTCTGTCGTTTACGGCCATGAGCAAATGCAATCGGTGATTAACATCATCAACGAAATGGCTGCCGAAGTTGGTAAAGAGCCATGGGAATGGACACCGCCAGAAGCGGATACTGCATTGATTGAGAAGATGGCTGCATTAGCAGCTAACGATATCAATGAAGCATTCAAGATCAAGGCAAAGGGTGAACGCTCAGCCAAGCTGGATGAAATCAAGAGTCGCGTATTTGCTGAATTGATTACTGAAGAAACTTCAACTACCGAAGCGAACAAGATTAAAACAGAATTGTTTAATCTTGAAGCTAAAACCGTCCGTAGCCAGATTCTGAATGGTGAGCCACGTATTGATGGCCGTGATACACGCACAGTGCGTCCTATCAGCATTCGTACTGGTGTTCTGCCACGTACCCATGGTTCTGCACTATTTACTCGTGGTGAGACCCAGGCGCTGGTTGTAGCAACATTGGGTACGGGCCGTGATGAACAAGTGATTGATGCATTGCAAGGCGAGTACAAAGACCGCTTCATGTTGCATTACAACTTCCCTCCATACTGTACAGGTGAAACTGGCCGTGTTGGTACACCAAAACGTCGCGAAATCGGTCATGGCCGTTTAGCTAAGCGTGCTTTAGTTGCAGTGTTGCCTAGCCAGGAAGAGTTTGGTTATACATTCCGCCTAGTATCAGAAATCATGGAATCGAATGGTTCCAGCTCAATGGCATCAGTGTGCGGCGGTACTCTAGCGCTGTTAGATGCAGGCGTGCCACTTAAAGCGCCTGTAGCTGGCGTTGCAATGGGCTTGATCAAAGAAGGCAATCGCGTTGCTGTGTTGACTGATATTCTGGGTGATGAAGATCACCTGGGCGATATGGACTTCAAGGTAGCTGGTACCGAAGAGGGTGTGACCGCTTTGCAAATGGATATCAAGATTACTGGTATCACTAAAGAAATCATGGAAGTTGCGCTTTCACAAGCCAAAGAAGGCCGTTTGCACATCCTTGGCATCATGAAAGAAGCGATAAGTGGTGTTAGCCAAGAGCTTTCAGCATTTGCGCCACGTATCATCACCATGAAGATCAACCCAGAGAAGATTCGTGACGTGATTGGTAAAGGCGGCGCAGTGATTCGTTCTATCACTGAAGAAACTGGTGCAACCATTGATATTGAAGATGACGGTACTATCAAAATCGGTTGTGTGAATGCTGAAGCAGGTGAAGATGCCAAGAAGCGTATTGAAGCGATTACTGCTGAAGTAGAAATCGGCCAGACTTATGAAGGCCCAGTCATCAAGATTCTTGATTTCGGTGCGATTGTTTCATTGCTGCCAGGCAAAGATGGTCTGCTGCATATTTCTCAAATTGCCCATCAGCGTGTGAATGCGGTTGGCGATTTCCTGAAAGAAGGCCAGATTGTTAAGGTTAAGGTAGTTGAGGCGGATGAAAAAGGCCGTGTACGCTTGAGCATGAAAGCGCTGATTGATCCACCAGTGGCTGAAGAGCAACAAGCAGCACAATCTCAAGAGTCCTAAGTTTAAGATTCTTAAGTAACAAAAAAGCCAGGCTTAATAGCCTGGCTTTTTTGTTTGTGCGATTCGTAAATGTTAAGTGAATAGCAATTTGATACTTAGAAATTACTTGGCGACTTGACGCTCACGTATTTCATCTAATGTCTTGCAATCGATACATAGGGTAGCCGTAGGCCGTGCTTCCAGGCGTTTAAGGCCAATCTCTACGCCACAACCATTACAATAGCCATAGTCGTGCTCTTTAATCTTGTTCAGCGTTTCATCAATCTTCTTAATTAGTTTGCGTTCACGGTCACGGTTACGCAGTTCCAGGGCCATGTCAGATTCCTGGCTGGCGCGGTCGTTAGGGTCGGCGAACATTGTGACTTCATCCTGCATGGTGTGCACGGTGCGATCAATGTCGTGGCTCAGCTCTGATTTCCACGCATTGAGGATGGCAACAAAGTGATTAAGCTGCTTATCGTTCATGTATTCCTCATCAGCTTTTGCCTGGTAAGGAACGAATTGTCTTGAAATTGCTTCAGCCATATCTGCCTTGAACTTTTAAATTGCGATTAACGTAAAAAACGGGATGCATAAAAATGAAAGCGGTGAAGTTTACACCGATTATGTGATTGATGCAAAAGACTAATTAGTGACTACGATGTGCAATTTAGAATGTGGCGTACAAGTGGCGTGCTATATGGTTTCGCGTAACTCTAATGCCAGCAATGTATTCTCCATTAAGGTGGCAATAGTCATTGGCCCCACACCGCCAGGCACCGGTGTGATCCAGCCAGCACGTTCTTTGGCCGTTGCAAAATCAACGTCGCCACACAGGCTTCCATTCGCCAGACGATTGATTCCAATATCAATGACTACCCCCCCTGGCTTAATCCATTCGCCTTTCACTAAGCCAGCTTTACCTGCTGCAACCACTAATAAATCGGCACGCTCAACGTTAGCCTGAAGATCTTTAGTATGGCGATGACAGCATGTCACAGTGCAGCCAGCCAACAGCAGCTCAAGCGCCATTGGGCGCCCTACATGGTTAGATACACCGATTACTACAGCATCTAAACCCATTAACTCGATACCTGTTGCTTGCAGCATTTTAATCACACCAAAAGGGGTGCAAGAGCGCAGAGTCGGTTGCCGGACAGTCAGGCGGCCAATGTTATATGGATGAAAACCATCGACATCTTTTGCTGCGCTGATATGCTCAATCACCAGCTTTTCATCAATCTGTGGAGGTAGGGGCGATTGCACTAGAATGCCGTCGATTGCATCATCCGCATTTAGCCCATTGATCATGGTAAGCAATTCAGCTTCACTAGTGCTTGCAGGTAATTCATAAACGATAGATCGAATACCTACTTTTTCACAGGCGAGTCTTTTGTTGCGCACATAAATGCTGGAGGCAGGATCATTCCCAATTAAAATCACTGCAAGTGCAGGTGCACGTTTGCCTTGATCTAAACGCGTTTTTACACGTAGAAGGATTTGATTCAACATACTGTCAGCAATGGCTTTGCCGTTAATTATTTGGGCGGTCATAACAAAACTAGACGATTAAAAATGACATTTTAACAGATTAAAATTGACCAAATGCGGCATTTGCGCTATATTCCTCGCCCTCGGGGTGTAGCGTAGCCTGGTAGCGCGCCTGCTTTGGGAGCAGGATGTCGGGAGTTCAAATCTCTCCACCCCGACCAGTTAAAAAATGTAGAAATTACCTTTCTAGATTTATATCAGTAAAGTCTAGATTGCCCGATCAATCTGCCCGTAGCTCAACCGGATAGAGCACCAGCCTTCTAAGCTGGGGGTTACAGGTTCGATTCCTGTCGGGCAGGCCATTTCTAGCATATCAGGTCAATGGTGGCCGTAGCTCAGCTGGTAGAGCCCTGGATTGTGATTCCAGTTGTCGTGGGTTCGAGCCCCATCGGTCACCCCATATACCCCAAGGCTTTCAGCCAATTCCAAATTTCGGATTTCTATTGAATAGTAGACGATTGTCTACTATTACACTTATTTTGACGTCTCACTGAAACCTATAAGATGATTCTCAATGGTCAGAATTGAAGAGTCGGTACATGTATTTTCCAAGTTCGATTGATAGCTAAGTTGCTTGGTCGATTTGAGCTGCAAATATATTGATTTATTGTTTGCAAGAAAAACCCAAAATACAAATTCACCCTTATCGGCCATCGCCTCTTGAGAGATTTTTCTATGGGCAATCTTTTCAAGACCATCAGGCAGCAGATATGCGCCTCCGATACAAATCTTTTCGATGGGTGCAGTGATCAGCTTAGATAAATCTAATGTCACTTTCTGAGAGTCTGATCTAGCTGCCGCTTCTAGAAGATTGGTTTCAAGTACAGATTTTTCTGAAGTGCATCCAACTACAGTAATAAGCGCTAGCGAAAATAGTGTGCGGATGATGAACATTTATAAATCCCCTTTAAATAAATTATCGCTTAATTTATTTAAGTGGTTTTACCTTTTTAAATTCTCTCTGTTTTATGTAGTGCTCAGTCATGGCAGCTGAGCTATGGCCAGCAAGAGATTGTGCATCTAATCCGAGCCCTTTAGCATCCGTTAATGCTTTTGCCCGTATGTCATGGAAGGTAAAGCGGTTGCCACCTTGTTCAGCCCACTTTACCTGGACACGATGCCACATGGCTTTAAAGCCTGAGTCTGAATATGGTAGACCTTGCCTGGTGCAGAATAGATATAAACCACGTATAGGCCGTTTTAAGGCCTTAGCGCGTGCCACGACATCAGTTAGGCCAGGTGACCACTCATAAAGCTGTTTAGCGCCCGTCTTATTCTGTTTAACCCATATACCTTCGTCAGTGATCTGCTCAAGCTTTAGAGTGAGGATGTCCCCCTTACGCAATGCAGTAATATAGGCGAAGTCCATAACGGTTGCTATGAGCTCGCCAGCAATGCTTTTAACACCTTCAAACTCGGCATCCATGATGTATCTATCACGGCCTTTTTCTTTGTGCTTGGCAACGCCTATGCATGGATTGCTATTTACAGCGCCCCAGCGCATTCCATAACTAAATATATGGGATAGCAAAGATATCTCTCTATTGGCTCTTACAGTCGATTTCTGGCCGCGTGTATCAAGGTATTTAGCAATATGTGTCGGCAGCACTGCGCGCGCCTGGAATTTAGCGAATACCTTTTTAAGGTTTTCAGCCTCCATCTTATTGCCTTGATAGGTGCTAGCTGCTTTACGTGGTGCAATCTCGATCATGTAACGTGTGATCAGTTCACCCACGCTGCCTTTGATTGGTTTTTCTTGATTGGGAGGGATTGGGGTTTCGCCTTCGAGCTCTGCCCATTTTGAAAGGGCTAAGGCTTTATCTTCAGAAAGGCGTATCCACTTTTTATCACGGCCAACAAAATAATAAGCGCCGTGTTTGACGTGCATATGTGGAGGTAGATCAAGATTGGTTTGCCGCCGCCTACCCATGATTAGCGGTTCAGAGCTTCAAAGTCAGGCTCGTTTGAGTTGCTTGTGGTGGTTTGAGGGCAGAGGCGTTGCTCTAGGTATGACCGCAATACTTTAGGGCGGCCGCTAGCGCTTGTATCGAAGGGGTAGCCATGCTCAGTGAGCCAGCGGCATTGATGACTAGCCAGCTTGTAGTCTGTCAGTTCAATCAATTCTTCAGGGCTCATGAACATGGTGAAAGATGCCTATTTGACCAGGCGCAATTTAGGTTTCATGGCTGCTTTGTGTTTAATTCTGGCAGCGTAATGGCTAGATGGGCTGTCAGCATTTTTTAGTGACCTCACGCGCTTGTAAACTCTGAGCAGTAATGCTGAGCTGCTTTCATAGAGACGTGGGGTGATAGGTGCTGTAGGTTTCATGCCGCTTTTACCTCCTGAGTGGATTTACTACGGTTGATGGGTACGACTTTGTTGCTGCTGACCTGGGCAGTCAGGGTTGCTAATCTTGCTTCGATGGCTTTGAGTTCATCCAGCAATCCATCATTACCATTGGATGATTTCAATTCAGCTAATTCGGCGCGCAAGGGTTCAATCTCATCGCGTAGCAATTCATATTCTCTTTCGAAAAAACGTTTTGCCGCGTGAGTTTCACGAATGAAAGCCAGCTCATCTGAAGAGAATGAAAGATTGCCGCGCTCGGGGCAGACTAAGCGGCCATCAGGCTTGATAAACCAGCCTTGCCAGTTCTTATGGGATAGCCTGAAATGAACGCTCTCGTACACAAGGCGTAATAGCTCGAAAGCCATGAATGGAATAGGTGTCCTGTCATTTTCCCAGCTTTGAATAACAGAGGCAGATACACGTAAATAAGCAGCACATTCTGGGCGAGTTATTTGCAGCAAATGAGTGCGCATGAATTTGAAATGTGAGCCCGACACAATCTTATCTTGAGACTGAATCACCCACATTGGGTGGTATTCAGGGAATGCCTCATTGATCTCTTTACCGCTCGGCTCGATGGCTTGCATGTAATAAGACCAGGACGTAGCTTTGTTAGGCCAAGGTTTTTTGGTTTTAGCCATTAGTTAACCCATTGGCCTTTAGGACGGTTTACCGAATAAGCTCCTGAGTGAGAGTGCTTTATGTACGGCAATATATCCAATAATTCCATGACAGCGTCTTTACCACCAATACGGGCTGCTTCGATTAATTCACCACGCGCATTGGTTTTTAGAACAAGGCGCCATTCTTCAGCATTGAGGTATAACACCACTTCTTCTTCGACTTCCACCTCGGCGCTTTCAGCGGCCAGGTCTTCATCATCAAGATCATTTAGGCTAAAAAAATCTTTAAGTCCGTTAGTCCAGTAATTCATGCGCTTGCCTTCAAAGCAGCGCCCAAATTCCAGGAATAGAGCACCCGCTTTCTCATCACCCTCTAGTGACATTTTCAATAGCTGAAATGGTGTTGCATGGAAGTCACCATTTAAATTCCTGAAACCAGCTTTGCTATTGGCTTTAGTGGTTTCATGAGCAATTGTCCAGCCGTTGTATAACTCAGGCTCACGGCCAAATTTATTGACATAGTCAGCGGTGTAATCGCCACCGCGAATATCAAGAGCATGCGTCAGCATGTCATTCAGTTTTGAGTTATCGCCTAGACCTGCATGTATCAGTGACACGCACCAGGATTCGACAAGCTCATCAATGGCGCGGCGGCTATTGAGTAAAGATTCGTCCTGCATGAATAGCACCTGGTGCGTGTGGGGATGCCAACCGTTTGAACCGTGTGTAACTTCAAGGCTACGGACCGAACCTACAATTGGGAATTCACCCTTAGTGACTTTCTTGAGTGGCTTGCCACGTGTCTCAGCATATTGAATCGAGGCTAGGGAAGTACCAAAAATTCGCTTATACGTGCGCGAGTTTTTCCAGTGATCGAGCGCCATAGCGAATTTAGATAAACCTTCATCAAGCGGCAGATCAATTTCATGGGGAAAGGTATTTGTC
This genomic window from Methyloradius palustris contains:
- the dksA gene encoding RNA polymerase-binding protein DksA, yielding MAEAISRQFVPYQAKADEEYMNDKQLNHFVAILNAWKSELSHDIDRTVHTMQDEVTMFADPNDRASQESDMALELRNRDRERKLIKKIDETLNKIKEHDYGYCNGCGVEIGLKRLEARPTATLCIDCKTLDEIRERQVAK
- the pnp gene encoding polyribonucleotide nucleotidyltransferase yields the protein MFNKVKKTIQYGAHELTLETGEIARQAAGAVLVSYGDTVVLVAVTARHDVKAGQDFFPLTVDYQEKTYAAGKIPGGFFKREGRPSEKEILTSRLIDRPLRPLFPEAFYNEVQIVATVLSSDSEIDSDIPAIIGASAALAISGIPFYGPLGAARVGYLNGEYVLNPTASQMKESELDLVIAATATAVMMVESEAKELPEDVMLGSVVYGHEQMQSVINIINEMAAEVGKEPWEWTPPEADTALIEKMAALAANDINEAFKIKAKGERSAKLDEIKSRVFAELITEETSTTEANKIKTELFNLEAKTVRSQILNGEPRIDGRDTRTVRPISIRTGVLPRTHGSALFTRGETQALVVATLGTGRDEQVIDALQGEYKDRFMLHYNFPPYCTGETGRVGTPKRREIGHGRLAKRALVAVLPSQEEFGYTFRLVSEIMESNGSSSMASVCGGTLALLDAGVPLKAPVAGVAMGLIKEGNRVAVLTDILGDEDHLGDMDFKVAGTEEGVTALQMDIKITGITKEIMEVALSQAKEGRLHILGIMKEAISGVSQELSAFAPRIITMKINPEKIRDVIGKGGAVIRSITEETGATIDIEDDGTIKIGCVNAEAGEDAKKRIEAITAEVEIGQTYEGPVIKILDFGAIVSLLPGKDGLLHISQIAHQRVNAVGDFLKEGQIVKVKVVEADEKGRVRLSMKALIDPPVAEEQQAAQSQES
- the truB gene encoding tRNA pseudouridine(55) synthase TruB; translation: MQFKRIKRDISGVLLLDKPLGISSNQALQQVKRLYQAAKAGHTGSLDPLATGLLPICFGEATKFSHFLLDADKSYRALVALGSTTTTADAEGEVLATKEVNVNQALVEAVLKAFTGPINQVPPMYSALKHEGKNLYEYARAGIEIEREARNVTIYSLVLNSLNEHTIDMTVVCSKGTYIRTLAEDIGQMLGCGAHLNGLRRLTSAHFLLNQALTIEQLEAMTAEQRDACLLAPDVAIDNLPRVDIDEDSAFYLMRGQEVWKSGLNIQSQFRIYNHLGIFLGLGEQTADGKIAPKRLVSSK
- the rpsO gene encoding 30S ribosomal protein S15, with amino-acid sequence MSISTAEKAKIVGDYQQAPSDTGSPEVQVALLTSRISGLTEHFKVNAKDNHSRRGLLALVSQRRKLLDYLKRKNADRYRSLIERLGLRK
- the rbfA gene encoding 30S ribosome-binding factor RbfA, with the protein product MAKEFARSDRVAEQIQRELADLLQFEVKDPRVGRVTVTEVEVTGDLAHAKIYYSAKVGSPEIQQGLEKSAGFLRSQLSKRMLLRTVPQLHFVYDASIDRGIKISQLIDEALASDQSTEQKP
- the folD gene encoding bifunctional methylenetetrahydrofolate dehydrogenase/methenyltetrahydrofolate cyclohydrolase FolD yields the protein MTAQIINGKAIADSMLNQILLRVKTRLDQGKRAPALAVILIGNDPASSIYVRNKRLACEKVGIRSIVYELPASTSEAELLTMINGLNADDAIDGILVQSPLPPQIDEKLVIEHISAAKDVDGFHPYNIGRLTVRQPTLRSCTPFGVIKMLQATGIELMGLDAVVIGVSNHVGRPMALELLLAGCTVTCCHRHTKDLQANVERADLLVVAAGKAGLVKGEWIKPGGVVIDIGINRLANGSLCGDVDFATAKERAGWITPVPGGVGPMTIATLMENTLLALELRETI
- a CDS encoding DUF4224 domain-containing protein encodes the protein MFMSPEELIELTDYKLASHQCRWLTEHGYPFDTSASGRPKVLRSYLEQRLCPQTTTSNSNEPDFEALNR
- a CDS encoding tyrosine-type recombinase/integrase; translation: MHVKHGAYYFVGRDKKWIRLSEDKALALSKWAELEGETPIPPNQEKPIKGSVGELITRYMIEIAPRKAASTYQGNKMEAENLKKVFAKFQARAVLPTHIAKYLDTRGQKSTVRANREISLLSHIFSYGMRWGAVNSNPCIGVAKHKEKGRDRYIMDAEFEGVKSIAGELIATVMDFAYITALRKGDILTLKLEQITDEGIWVKQNKTGAKQLYEWSPGLTDVVARAKALKRPIRGLYLFCTRQGLPYSDSGFKAMWHRVQVKWAEQGGNRFTFHDIRAKALTDAKGLGLDAQSLAGHSSAAMTEHYIKQREFKKVKPLK